From Branchiostoma floridae strain S238N-H82 chromosome 5, Bfl_VNyyK, whole genome shotgun sequence:
CTTACAGACTTAAAAGCAAATACATTTGCAAGCATTTCAGAATCGCAGCATAATATTGAATGGTATTCGTCCTTCCGAGAGAATTATAAAAAATAACGAAACATAGGGTTGCCGTACAAcaatataaactcggcacaaaaagtttggaatatcaactttggttgatcataCTTCCGCTGCCTCTGCATCAACTTCAATATATTatacatcaatagaaagcgtgtgtgattttctttccaactgTATCAAACGCATTTTCATTGTTAGCTCATGGAACACGCACTAGGACTGGCAGGCGTTGTCTGTCagtatactgtactgtaccatGCCAAGAACGcaacatatcaaaactggaagccCGTCTACAGTACAATAGATCACGGCTAGGGGGCCATAATCtaactatttttcttttatttattaACCGTCTTGTTACGTCCTATATGAGTCGGCGCTCAGCAATCCGCGACGCGCCCCTCACAGGTGTCCGTCGGCCGTGTAGACCACTGTCTCGGCACGTCTTCTATTGGTTGGCGGGAAAACAAGCCGCGACGCGCCCCGCACAGCCGAGTGTCGGCCGTGAAGACCGCCGTCTCGGCACGTCCTCTATGGGTTTGCGGGACAACAAGCCGCGATGTGCCCCGCCGTGAAGGCCATCGCGTCACGCCTTCTGTGTGTACGGGACGACTGCGATGTGGCCAGAGTGGGGGAGCCGTGGAAGTCGTCGAAGCGTCAGGACGACAAACTGCGACGGCAGCAGGAAAGTCCAGCGCAAGCCTAAAAAAGTCTCCGAGGGCTGTCGCTAGGAAAGCTCCTGTGATGTGCACTGTAGAGTCAATTATCGTCAGCCGTGGAGACAGTAGAAATTTGTCTTCTACCAGTCGGTACGTGAGTACGTCGCTAGTCgcataaagctaagggcacaacccgccgtacgtgcaaatacgtccTGTCTgagtgggcaatcttttggtatccgcaagtggtaagtgccgcctccgtacgaactcgtagggaatccgacggattttggagcacgcagacacgccgtagaacttgtgcaggcaaaactttgtcagctgccatcgggctgtggattcgcccccTACacatgccagtacgggcgacgcgcctgccctggacagcctgaacgttttcagaaatccgtggcggacgtggcttccccaaaaaacgtacggacaaattgcacgtacggcgggttgtgcccttagcttaacgtcTGCTTCGATTGTCAAAATTTAACTCGCATTTACGAGAAAAACGCGGCgtctctacatgtatgttgcgcCATGTTAAGCTACGCAGTCCAGACAGTCAACATGCATTGGGCACACATAAATCTGAGATAGAATTCGGTTTAAACATTGTATATTTACTGGATCATGGATGTAAaaccaaatgaaaaataaaatcctgATAGAAAAGAGGGTGGTGTAAAATCTTAGTGCGGGAAGCTAAACCACGAAAGAAGCAAAAGTAGTAGGTATAagcaaaatatatttcaaatatAAGACCAGAATGAAAATAACCACGGAAACTGTGCTGAAAGAAAACATACGACGTCGCGGCACACTGTCCTTACTCACAGTTGTCAGTTGCTTGGCTTTCCTGACGAGGGTCGGGTACAGACAGTGCTGGTGACGGTGCGACGGGCGCTGCTCTGACGAGTGTCGGTCCTCCCGACTGAGTCGTGCGCAGCTCTGGCGGCGGTTGACGAGACTTCGGTGCAGGGACGTCTCTGAGCTGGGTTCCCTCCGCGGTCTATCGTAAACCGTAGATCTGCGCGCCTTTTATAGCCAGACTGCCTGACTCCTCCCCTTCCTGTCTCCTCCCCCTCATGTCTCCTTCCCCGCAAAACGATACAGAAAGGGTAGCAAAAGATTTCCTCCTTCATCTTAACGGTGATCTGTGTTAAAACGTTTATCTCAGGGCCATCTTATCTTAACTGGTAACCAATCATGTGAGAACAGAAACCTGGATTTCTGCAGTTGAAACATTCAAGATCATGCTGGTATTAGTCTCACAAACCAACAGCACTTAAGAGACGCGATGTTTCTTTAAACAAATGTGATTGGGAGAAAACTGACTCGACATTACTTGATTTAAGATTGTAGAACCGAAACAAATTAGTATAGTACagtatatattattataatagtatagtatagtacatgtatcaatatagTATAGACTCCAATATCAGCAACGCTGCctgagagtctgtgtaatgAACTTGTCACATTTCCTTATAAATGAATTATTAAATAAATAGTATAGTACAGTTTAGAATAGTATAGGTAAGTTTTTCCAACACAATAGTTGACGTGTCGAATTTTACAACATCTTACAAACCACCAATTGCCGGTTGACATCTAGCTATATTTTCTATCTTAACAGCAACACATGGAAATCTTATTATTATTTCGTCCGAAATGACCAACCCATACATACAAAAAGCCGTGTAATTCATATCAAGTTTAAACAGAGATTTGTTTCCTCTATCAACGAGTCGAATATTCCAtctgatgacaaatgatgatgatgatgattccaTCTGAGATGTTTCCCCAATACACTTTAATGAAGAGCCATGTCATCTCTTACCGGCTGGCCTGGTGACAGAATCTCACAATCGTGGGATTGGTTGCAATTATGTGATCTGCTGTTCTCACGTTCCAACGGTTAAGGACGTAGGCAGCGAGAAGGCAAAGTTGGGCCTTGTGTTTAGCCCAGTGGATATTTTAAGTAATCCGAACACAAAGACTGTCACCTAATTATCCATTACACTAACTAATCTGAGCATAACCTAAGGTCCCGTTTCCGAAACAGGCCTGGCCGGGATGATCGCGGAAACGAAAAAAGTGTTTACCCAATACAATACAGGGATTATACtcttattgttgtttttcttatcGTATTTTCCGTTTTCGGGCCGGGCCTCTGGTTGGGAATTGGATGAATACAGAAGCTAATCTAAGCATGGAGGGGTCAGCTTGATTAAGTTTATCCCTGGCATGACAAAATTTGAAGTTACTCCCTGAGGAAAAACAATCTGCTCTGAAACACATATGTACCAAAACATCAGAGGTGTTTATTTTAATGAGAGTACCAAACACAAAATCAATAAGGAACTATTCACTTAAAACTTAAAACTAAAACCGAACTAGAATCTCGAACAATGAACTTTTCAACTTAAAATCCACCCTCAACCCTAGGAGCGTGTGTAATGGAGGCTTAAAACGAAAGCCGAACTAAAATCTGGACAAATTTACTTTTCAACTTTAAATCCACCCTATCTCTTAACCAAGCCTTCTAGCCATCCCCCAGGGTTCCAGATGGGGAGTCCTCGGCAGGGTGAGCTTCTATCCCCGCCGGCCAGCTAAGCTCATCCCGGTGATTTCGCCTGACTGAATCCAATCAAGACGGCCTTCGGGGTGGAGGCGGGGCTGAGGCAGAATTTCCTCGGGGTATGTTACAGTTCGTGCCGAAGAGCTGGCGTGTGTGGGCCCTGGTAATAATCTGGTTATCTGCCATTCATCTTGTAACGTCGGGAAGAAAATCCATTTCCTTTCTGCTAATCTTCGAGGGTGGTCAAAGATTGGTCTGTTGTTATCATGGCTTGACTTGGTACATTAAGTATGGAAAGATTTATTTAGAAATCAGTTAGTACTTCTGTCTAGATAGTGTCGACTTTTCATGATTCTCACAACATCCTTGctatatttctttgtttaaactTTATTCATGACAACCTCAAATCGCCCTGCGCTTCTCAGTGAGGTCATAAGGGAAGAGGTATGGGTACGGGTCAGACAATCTATATAAAGAGATACATCCGTTACATCAATTTAAGTACTGACAAGTCTATGAACATTTTACACACGCATGGTACATGATATAGATATTCTTCGCTTGTTCTAATTATCGTCTTTTAATCCGCATTGGAACGATCAGTGACGATAATCCACGTTCATACAGATCCATTCACATTCAGTTTCAAGCCGTAGCTGTTTAAGTTATACTGCATTATCATATTGCACTTAGTATCATATATTATCTTCACTAACTTTAATAGCAACATCTAGAAATAACGTTACTGCAAGTCTAGAATAAGCTTTTCTAATGTGATATAAGATGCCAAAAGAATTACAGCTAATGCAAGTGAAATTCATGTTCTGAGGTAAGAAAGTCTTCGTTAGTTAATCCTACGGCCGGTggcctaagatagtatcatacgCTGGCCAAGAAGTTTGGCCTGACATTAGGTTGGTGGATTTAACTCTTGGCCAGCTTCATAcgataccatcttatgccaccgtaggatctactaGGAGATTATTTGCTAGCAACTTGTGAAAAGCCAGTTTTTCCTTGAATAATGATTATCTATAAGATATGCTGAGCGTTCCAAAATCTCAAAAAGTatgttcattttctgacgttTGATACCCTAAAAAACTGATCGATGTTTTGTTACCTTATAGCATGTCGCCCGTATCAAATTTTCTGTTGCAAATCACTCTTTGATTGTGCACTATTTTCATAGCCTCTGTGTATTTGCAACCTTATTTTTCCATGATGGAATTGCCtgctttttcttccttttttataaagatataaataaaCCTTCTCTATTGCCAAATTCTTGATCATATCATGCTCCTGACGCCcttaagaaaaataaaatctgTCTAACCAAGCTTGCCCAGGATTTCTTGTCAACTTTATCAGGTTTATACAGCAACTTTTAACATTTCCCTGTGTACCTATTTCAATAAATTTCAACACTTTCAACCAAAAGAAGTCTAACAATTTTTATTTGTCCAAAATGTTTCATCACCATCTCATGTTGTCAAGCTATTTTCGGACTTTTAGTGTGCGTCTATTCAACCCTCTTGAACTGCTACATTGCTGTGACCCGTCTGACCCCAAGATAGTATTGCACATTTGTTACGCACTATATCTTTTTGCATGTAAGTGTAAAATCACCGCAAAAGTCACGTTTATAAGGATTAATTTCCACAAGGACTTTGAAACTAGATTTATAAGGTGGGTGCGTAATATGAGTGTCCATTTCTGTGCCATAACGCCTGAGAGAAACACTTTCAATAATGGTTAACGTAGGATCACAAGGTTGGAAAACTTTTACGAAAGAATCCACTCGGGTAGTGGGTGCTTTGCCTGTTTCTAGTTTCCTTGAAATGGGtatgtaatattttcttctcTGTTATCTCTGCATCTAAACTCTGCATCTATCAATACAATTCACTGAGGTAAATAACGTGTTCTTAAAATGGTCATTTATACTCAATTTGGTGTTTCCCCCAACGGCATTGTCTTTCTCGCTCTCATTGCATAGAACCTCAAAACGACGTGTCAAATCTTGCACACCCTTGTTACAGACACCTTTCTTCTTAAATCAGATTCTAGAATTCCTTTAGGATCCCTAGGTGCCACAAATTTTTTACACAAGTGGCAGTTAGACAGGGCTCCAACCGATCTCACAGTTTGGAGGCGGTAAAATGTCTGCTGCGATCTATTCATGCGTGAAAAGGTCACGGAGTTAACCGACCTGTCGGCAGCTGTTTGCGAAGCGATGATGTTCGATCACCTGGAAACTTGCTCGTTAACAGATTTGTTTTCTAACCAGCGAAATATCAGCAGGGAACATTTTATACATAGAAGTTCGCCTTTGGAAGGAAATTGGATCCcgtttttaaacaatgttcttCAATATCAGACAATaaggtagatatataagaacagTAGTAAATGGTTAGGCCAGATCAGCTAAATGTTGTTTATCATTTGACATCTCATGAACATTCGAACACAGGCCGTTTAAAGCTCATCCACAGAATATACCACACACATCCGTATTGAAAAGACGTGCTCCGGGCAAGACTAGTAAGCAGTCcacacacagaggtttcaaaaTGGTCGTGTCTAGAAGAAAATCTCCAGCCAGGTTAGGGCTGTTTAATGTACCAAGTGAAGGTTTGATGTAAGATTTCCCCTTCAGGGAACTGGAGAATAGAACAGCTACATCACACATAAACCAAGGGACAAACGCGCAAACTTTAACCCATTAGATATGCTATACATCAGTGAACATCTGTTGTAGTACTGctgaattaaaaaaagacattccaGCCTCCACATTTATAGAACCAATTGTAAAGAACTACAACACGCACCATTGTTGTTCTCTGCTCTCTTGAAGCAAGCTTTCTGTCCAAGTCACCAGGGGTATTTTTAAGTCGGACATGACCTCCACACGTCACCCATAATCCATGCATCGCTTGTCGTCCAGAGCACATGGTAAATCTCTAACTGGCGAAGGAAATAACCTATCCATAGTCAACACTTCACAAGTTGCCAAAAACATTGATCAGTTAGAAGGAACATGGCGGCAAACAATCTTGTACAGAACCTTGAAAAACCGGTTGTACACAAGGTCGCTTATCGTGCAGGTACATTAACGACATCTAGCGGTCCCACTGTACCACTACATGTGCCACCAAATGACTCATTGACAACTTGTGCGGAACaacgtctgtatctgtatctgtatctatatctacatgtaaatagcCGGTTAAACCGCCGTTCAGCGTAACaaaccagcttcgcaggcacgcggcgcagcagcagttGGTTATGTTACAacgaacaacctgtcacacctaacttttgcacatctatctgcaagtgttctttaaaactaccaaaagaagatgtccctactgtacttggtgataacgaattccactctacgatagttctgggaaagtacgaatttttgaacacatcaattctaggttggtaactctggtacttgaagtcattgctgtttcttgttctttgttcagccggtattagatacttatcagtcggtacgtccaccagtttattggtcattttgtacatcatgcaaagtctggacattttccttctgtcttcaagtgacgtccactgcaaatctgttttcattttggtaacactagaatccctgttgtagttgtttgtacagatttgggcagcttggttctgtaagcttccaagtttatctttgtctttctttgtatacgggttcCATACTGTAGCGGTATATTCAAGGTTAtatcttaccagtgacgtgtatgcaattCATtctaccctggctgggcatgcccacaagttgcgtttgatcactcccaatgtctgtttagcctaggttattatttcattaacatggacaccccacttcagcccagttgttaacgtaacacatAGGTGTGGTTGgtttttttgtggtttctaatgtctgaccacaaaactggcaatgagacacatttggtgtgcgtttgttcgttatgtgtatgatatagcacttatcaggattgaactgcataagccatttcctttgcaattcttccagggtgttcagacgTAAGGGTGCAAAATAGACTCCTGGTGGATTTACTTTCTGGAAATATTTTGATACCCAGAAACATGATGAGTATAAACGTTGGTATAAAACTTATATTTACAGGCAGATAATGCAGTCTTCTGCCATGTATAATAACTATAAATGTTTGAGTAAATGGTAAGTGTGGGAACTAGAGATCCCCCACACATCAGAAGAGCCGTGGCAGTACAACGAGAGAAACTGAAACAAGACACTGAAccatcactgcagttccaacgaCGATTCCACACCGCTTTTACCCTGTACAAGCTCCTCAATGGACGCTGCCCTCCACATCTTCAAACCCTGGTACCCAGAAGCCAGGCATCTGCCACTGGGTCACgttactccctcaggaacagcgaccacctgacatctgaactcatTAAGTCCACCAGAGACCAGAGAATATTCTTCTACAGAGCAACATCACCCTGGAACACCCTCCTTACTTCTACTCGCACTGTCACAACTGCTGCTTCCTCCAAAAGAAAACTCCACCTTTAATAGAAAACTCTGGGAATGTCTTAAGGGGACCCTTACAGGTGTATACAGTGACCCAGCATGACCTCTCGctgtatatgttgttgttgataaatactgttgtagagtctATTGTAGATACTATGACTGCTTAGTGctatgagacttagtgctccagcgGACGAGAAGGTGGAGAACTAAttacacacccctccttcaccataaaaagtcatgtgcaggtcaggcaaacaggcaaatagccCGTCTGtctcctcatctgtcaaatcgacaggagaaaaaaaaaacaacaacaaaaaacaactatGACTACTATATTACATCATGTTCTTTTCATGTACTTGATAAttatcctgtccttgtcaaatTCATGACATTTGCAACTGTCTttgtctgtcagcagggctagccctgtgTAAAACCCACAGGCTGGTTGGGCAGCTCTgcctgtgcgtgctgaacagccagaaccaataaatagataaataaagagACTGACCCACGTCATGTGCTCATCTGCATGTTGTGTCAAAGAGTCTTAAATCCAGCCTTAGTATTCTGCAATGCAATGGCGTGGCACATAACATGAACATATGTTCTCGGTTATgatgggtctatatgtaggtcaacagcaagtaactcgagaaattgtagatggaactttgtgatttttggtaggtgtgtagcggctgtggaaaggaaggccaagttcgaaaatggtttacctgacgttttcctacggtactgcagcgagctttgtatttttctgtGCCTGTTTGTGGGCAGCATAACTCGTTATTAGATAATTCTAGATACATATTAGTAAATGGCTAACCTGTGAAGTTATAACACTAGCAAATAATCTACCAATAATGACATTGTAATGTAGGTAGTAGACATTGGAGTCCCTCCTGAGCATAGTAGTTTGGAAAAGTGCAGTGCGATATCGCCATGTTCTCTAACgttctttttcaatttctttctgAAATTGTGCTTCAAAACATGGTTCTGAACTACTGCTAAGGTTCGCCAGGTGGCGTTCTGTAAATTACACCTGCTGGAAAACCGGTTTCTTACAAAGGTCATCTGCCACTAGTGTTGTCAGATGTCACTAGTGACGCTTTTCTGTTTATATCGTGTGCAGTGACCCTTTGTAAGTTTATGTTTACATCGTGTGCAGTGAccctttgtaagtttgtgtataTATGGTGTGCAGTGAccctttgtaagtttgtgtataTATGGTGAGCAGTGacctttgtaagtttgtgtttaTATCGTGTGCAGTGActctttgtaagtttgtgttaATATAGTGTGCAGTGActctttgtaagtttgtgttaATATAGTGTGCAGTGActctttgtaagtttgtgtataTATCGTGTGCAGTGActctttgtaagtttgtgtataTATCGTGTGCAGTGacctttgtaagtttgtgtatatataatgtGCAGTGacctttgtaagtttgtgtttaTACTGTGTGCAGTGACTCGTTTTAAATTCATCGTTGTTGTGTTTAAATCAAGCCTGAGAAGAGCCTTTACACCTAGGACGTCTTATTCAATCTGAGATCGACACAGGCAAATGGACCAAACTGCGTATGTGGTAATCACATGGTTCACTATCAGTCTCACTTTTCAAAGTTCAGGGGTCAAATTGTCAAAGAGGCGTTTTCTCCCTTCATCCAACTGCCAACAATTGTCTAGTTCTGGCTTGTGATCTGGTCTGTCTTTCAGCTGTCAAGTTTCTAGctatagcctcctttgcagacgtTTGGGGAGCGCTGATTCTCGATTTCCAACGAGGGCTAACGTCGACTCTTTGCCAGGAAAAGAAGTTTTGCCGCACCCAGAAATTCTTTTCCAGCATAGCAAACCTCtaagcccatgttgaaaatcccaaaccagcgcTTCCCAATAAATAAACGCTACAGTAACTGCTACAGAAGTCTGCACAGGAGGCTACAAGGTTCCACCTACTGAATAAACTTCACTAACAATGATGTGTGTCGGGGCCGCTGTGGAATTAAATTACTCGCTTCTCCATATAAGGGAGTTTAGTGTTACATCTGGCttttctgttgccatggtgaccacACATCCTCTGTCCTGTTTTTTTTGTCTCTGGGGCTGGTTGGGTcgcaaagcagtatgggtaagtCTGACGTCTCTGATGTTGGCAGTCgcaaaagaaatattacaattaACGGGCcgacttctctctctctctctctttgcaggcaggggctgaattgcaagctCACAATAGGCTGGGCTTAATCGCagaggtgacctcaatacgcctgttacaagggtctggagcggctgctgTTTGGCGCTAaatcaggtgacctcaatacgacagtagttgccccaggtgcggccataagACTGTAGGTTTGAaccacaccaggaaggacccctagtcttttgGATAGatatggtgggttctttaatatgctaaatgtgtggctctcctcaaacacgggaccgccatttaacatcctatctgagcaaggtactcattttaacctgagtgaagtgagcaaAGTCGTGTAaagagcctttcccaagggcacaagatcggtcgcacatcaacggattagaacccaggacctctggttcATGGGCCAAACTTCCTGCAGTTATGCCAAACGACCCCAAAATAAAGTCTTCAAATGGCATAGTTTCAGTTGGCATGGATTCTGCAAGGTTTGCAGCTTCTAAACGAGTCATAAAGGAGTGTCTTAATGGCTTTTGCCACCCCCCTCCGTATAAATATTGATATTAACACCATAACACCATAAGTGTTCAGCCTTGTATTTTTACATCATGTGGAATACAACTAAGTAAAAGTTTCCTACTTGAGGGAAAAAATCAGCTTTTGACCTGACAGTGTGTAATTTTCAGTTATTCTCCTAAGGAGTTTGTCTCTAGCAATACTATGAAATCTGACAcaaagacaacagacacgggtGTGTGGTACCAAAACTGCACATCTTATATTAAAGGTTTCATAGCAAATGCACATAAAGGATATACGTAACTAAGCGATCAGTTCTAGTTGTGAGTTCAGCAAGACATCACTTCTCTGATTTAGTGCATGATGGTATCTCTTGTCTATCTTCTCATGGGGATATCTGGGCTAATCTCACAATTATTACTGACACAAAATTCCGCAGCACCTCTACATAATAACACAAAATTCCGCAGCACCTCTACATAATAACACAATAACACAAAATTCCGCAGCACCTCTATAAACGAGTCTAGATTATTTTTGCCTCAGAAACTCTAAATTGTTTCTTACAAGTAAGATAACTGATCCTCACTCTACAGAAAAGCTAATAAAATGCTAATACACCTCATATTTCTAACATCCTGGTATCTTATAAACTAACAACGCTGACCTTATAACCTCAGTATCAGCAACGTCTAATAAAAATCTACTGGAAGATGAAAAGTTATATCTAGTACAGAAATAAGATTAtacactagaaacctacatttAGAGCCTTCGAACAGAGTAGAATTTGTTAATTCAGAAGATGACAAAGCTAAATGTCAACATAATTATTACTATATAGGCTTGCTAGTAATTTGCACTATTATTTCGTAATACACCACTATCCCACAATGTTTCACAGCCAGCCTCACTGCCTCATCTCATCTTTTCCTTTCTCATATCAGTAAATGCCTTTGACTCTGAAGGTTGTAAGATGCAGATATGGTGGCCACCATGTCAAACACAATTACTGCATAATCCTCGCAaaacattctccacagaacccGGAGGTTTTGTCTCCCCTGACTGTCACACTGTGGATGCAGCAATGGTACCGTAAAGCTCCTTTCACCGGCATTTTGGGGTTTTTTGTTCAGCTGACAACAGTTTTCCACCTAACAAACTGCATCGATATTATCATGTTGGCATCTAATGTTAAGATATTACTGACATATTGAGTTACAAATGGCCTTTTGTATGTTTGGTCCTTTGCATGATCTGAAACTTGACCAATGTACGACATTTCCTTGTGTGCTATATACTGTTGGAATTGGTTTTTCAATCTATTCTTAATGCTGCTACGTTTTCTTTATTAGTTTCTCCATACAAATTGTCCTAGGTTTCCATCTGCTGTCAGCTTTCCTATCTAATAACATAAGGATGCCATACTTTATAAGGGAGGATGGGAAGAAACAAGTATCTACTCAACATAGATTTTACAAAGACCACAGAGAATGAGTTGCAAAATATAGCATCCTATTAAAAAACCCTGTACAAGAAGTACAGGCTCGATAGTTACCAGGAAAGAGTAAGCTAACCATGCCGAGTAGACTTTTATTCAAGAGGTTCGCCAGCAGGCATTCACAGCTCGTCCCTGCAATATACAGTAAATACAACCATCAGCAGTTTGATAGAGAATGGCTATTTAAGCAAGTGTGACATTTGCACCAATTAACTGTTGATACAATTAAACAGCCGCATTTCTTCACATAGAGCTCAATATGACAACGATACTACACACGAGGCCAAATACATAGCAACAGaatattatcgataacagcACAGTGCTGTGATAAATGGAAATACGGACTATATCCAGAAATATGTGACAAGGCTATGCATATGAGCCAAACTGATGATAGCTTACCGGTCTTTGTCGTTGTCGACTTCGTGGTCTTCAAGTGTCCCGGCTGAAAGGGAATATACGAAACATTTCTAAGACGAGAAGAAtcgattttgattttgttaacGAACATCAGttttttatactctaactatgaatgaagacgaTTTCagttgtccaataggaaacgttgtaagacaattcagactgaagacaacttGGATTCCAAAGGGAACAAAGGTGACCGAATGGCTTAATTATATATCTAACCAATGCTAAAAATACTAACGATATAATGGTCCCTGGCTCTGTACTAATAAATATTCTTTGTCAATGAAAGAAACCGCACATaggaaaaatataaaatgaatacTCGCAAACTCgagacaaaatgttttctttacctGGTGGTATAAACGCCTCTACAGTAGTTGGCCCAGCACCTTTAGCGCTCCTTTTCTCCACGAACCAAGATGGTTTTGGTCCCTTCTGGGTAATCATGGCGTAGGACTCTCTGCGCCCTGTCATGAGATGTTTAGATGTGTCAATCCCTCAAATACTTGCCAGCTACCAAGTCatgatactactactagtaaacaAAGACGGACtatctacattgtatggcaTAAAGGTACAATAGAAATTGTGCCTCCCCCCTTTACTTTGTTATGTCCGAGAGCAGATCAAGGACATCGCCAAAAGGCGCCCGGTGGTGACcctgtaaggcttaggtcacatttccaaaccggggcccggccggccaGCTTTCGGAAGCGAAAAGAATAAttatatgaaagacatcaacatacacaaaacgtcAAAATATGATTCATGGGCAAGATTTGTGCATACttttag
This genomic window contains:
- the LOC118416899 gene encoding uncharacterized protein LOC118416899, whose product is MSPTIPEISPTLSLADRRATLMKAGRIIVVVVHDSGDFTGGLSSVLAPYGSTITYLGRRESYAMITQKGPKPSWFVEKRSAKGAGPTTVEAFIPPAGTLEDHEVDNDKDRDEL